In a single window of the Coffea eugenioides isolate CCC68of chromosome 3, Ceug_1.0, whole genome shotgun sequence genome:
- the LOC113765092 gene encoding uncharacterized protein LOC113765092 isoform X2 produces MAFNHSFVLVLVLLASSMVVLGQDEAGEATETTNAVKTASRKMLPIGGQIIKMLGVGVHDGQEGECSPLGKPCRYNPWGCCGSCLCIVDQPTHEGTCVGNC; encoded by the exons ATGGCTTTTAATCATTCTTTCGTCCTTGTTCTTGTGCTCCTTGCATCTA GCATGGTGGTG CTGGGGCAAGATGAAGCTGGGGAAGCTACAGAAACCACCAATGCTGTCAAAACTGCATCCAGAAAAATGCTGCCAATTGGAGGACAGATTATAAAAATGCTTGGCGTTGGGGTTCATGATGGTCAGGAAGGGGAATGTTCACCCCTCGGGAAACCCTGCAGATATAATCCATGGGGCTGTTGTGGTTCCTGTCTGTGCATCGTCGATCAACCTACGCATGAGGGTACCTGTGTTGGTAACTGCTGA